The nucleotide sequence TCGACATCCTGGTCAACAACGCCGGCTTCTCGCACCGGATCATGCCGCTCTGGGAGCTCCCGGAAGAGGAGTACGAGCGCGTCTTCGCCACCAACGTGCGCGGCGTCTATCTCGGCTGCAAGTACGCCGTCCCGGTGATGAAGGCGCGAGGCGGCGGGGTGATCGTGAACACCGCGTCGATCGGCGCCGTGGCGCCGCGGCCCGGTGTCACCGCCTACAATGCCACCAAGGGCGCCGTGATGACGCTGACCCGCGGCCTCGCCGTCGAGGTGGCGCCCTTCCACATCCGCGTCAACGCCGTGAACCCGGTCGCCGCCGAGACCCGCTTCATGAAGACCGCCACGGGTCTCGACACGCTCCCGGACGAGCTTCGCCGGCAGCTCGTCACGACCATCCCCCTCGGGCGGCTCACCGAGCCGCGCGACGTGGCGGCTGCCGTGCTGTTCCTCGCCTCGGACGAGGCAGAGTTCCTTACCGGCGTCTGCCTCCCCGTGGACGGCGGGCGGAGTATCTAATGATGAGGCCAGCCGCGAACACGTGGAAGGTGGGCGACGTCCGCATCGCTCGCGTCGTCGAGTCGGAAGGGCCGTGGGATGGCACCATCCTGCTGCCGAACGCGACGCCCGAGAATCTGGAGCGCGAGCGCGACTGGCTCTATCCGACGTTCTGCGACGAGGCCGGGAGAGTCCGGATGAGCATCCACGCGTTCGTCGTCGAGTCCCGCGGGACGCGGATCATCGTCGACACCTGCGTCGGGAACGACAAGGTCCGGTCGCATCCCGATTGGAACAAGCAGCAGTGGCCGTTTCTGGAGAATCTGGAGACGGCCGGCTACCCGCGCGAGTCGATCGACCGCGTCGTCTGCACGCACCTGCACGTCGACCACGTCGGCTGGAACACGATGCTGAGGGACGGCAAGTGGGTCGCCACCTTCCCCAACGCGAAGTACCTGATCGGCGGCACCGAATGGGACTTCTTCTCCCGCGTGGAGGATTCGTTCCGGAAGGATCCGGTCGACGATTCCGTCCGTCCCGTGATCGCCGAAGGCATGTCGGAGCTCGTC is from Deltaproteobacteria bacterium and encodes:
- a CDS encoding SDR family oxidoreductase, with translation MRFDGKIAIVTGAGSGFGEAIATRFAREGARVVVADVNEENGRRVASAIAREGGTARFFRADVSRSADVQAMIDEAVSGFGGLDILVNNAGFSHRIMPLWELPEEEYERVFATNVRGVYLGCKYAVPVMKARGGGVIVNTASIGAVAPRPGVTAYNATKGAVMTLTRGLAVEVAPFHIRVNAVNPVAAETRFMKTATGLDTLPDELRRQLVTTIPLGRLTEPRDVAAAVLFLASDEAEFLTGVCLPVDGGRSI
- a CDS encoding MBL fold metallo-hydrolase, producing MMRPAANTWKVGDVRIARVVESEGPWDGTILLPNATPENLERERDWLYPTFCDEAGRVRMSIHAFVVESRGTRIIVDTCVGNDKVRSHPDWNKQQWPFLENLETAGYPRESIDRVVCTHLHVDHVGWNTMLRDGKWVATFPNAKYLIGGTEWDFFSRVEDSFRKDPVDDSVRPVIAEGMSELVDDRYQVTDEVWLESAPGHTPGHFAVRISSQGEDAVISGDVMHHPIQVRYPEWDNRFDKDGSMAKKTRRAFCERYADSEVLVFGTHFATPSAGRISRKDGAFRFGLA